A DNA window from Sphingopyxis macrogoltabida contains the following coding sequences:
- a CDS encoding LysE family translocator, whose product MEQTTLAALSAFALVSSITPGPNNMMLMASGANFGLRRTVPHALGVGIGFTLMIVLVGIGLMGLFDLFPVLNLVLKVVSVAYLLWLAWKIAGAAAPDTESGARGRPMTFVQAMLFQWVNPKAWSMALTAIALYAPDRNLAAVLLVAIVFGLVNLPSTSLWAVMGTALRGWLSSPARLKAFNWTMAALLVGSLALLI is encoded by the coding sequence ATGGAACAGACCACCCTAGCCGCGCTTTCCGCCTTCGCGCTCGTCTCGTCGATCACGCCGGGGCCGAACAATATGATGCTGATGGCATCGGGCGCCAACTTTGGCCTGCGCCGCACCGTGCCGCACGCGCTCGGCGTCGGGATCGGCTTCACGCTGATGATCGTCCTCGTCGGCATCGGGCTGATGGGACTGTTCGACCTGTTCCCGGTGCTGAACCTCGTGCTCAAGGTGGTGAGCGTCGCCTATCTGCTGTGGCTGGCGTGGAAGATCGCGGGCGCCGCCGCGCCCGATACCGAAAGCGGCGCCCGCGGCAGGCCGATGACCTTCGTGCAAGCGATGCTGTTCCAGTGGGTCAATCCCAAAGCGTGGTCGATGGCGCTGACCGCGATCGCGCTTTATGCGCCCGACCGCAATCTCGCGGCGGTGCTGCTCGTTGCGATCGTCTTCGGTCTCGTCAACCTGCCGTCGACCAGCCTGTGGGCGGTGATGGGCACCGCGCTGCGCGGCTGGCTGTCGAGCCCGGCGCGGCTCAAGGCGTTCAACTGGACCATGGCGGCACTGCTTGTCGGATCGCTCGCGCTGCTGATCTGA
- a CDS encoding aldo/keto reductase, whose translation MQSRRLGKSAIHVSDICMGTMTFGSQTDEAEAFRVLDRCFDAGINFYDTAEGYPVPPDTKWVGRTEEIVGRWMKTKPRDAIIMATKVSGPSHVWFKSPCRGGMTALDRKNIMQAIDDSLTRLQTDYVDLYQTHWPDHDAPYDEMMDALDELVRVGKVRILGCSNETSWGLMKSLSASEKLGVARYHTIQNNFSLNNRRFEDELAQVCRQEGVSLIPYSPLAGGVLSGKYQGGATPEGARFSRYLKMEGRQAAMGRRFVNERSLAATERYLKIAADAGLHPVTMATAWSKQHDFVASTIVGVSADDQVQPILDAMELVLDDEVMKALHKVSRDILYPMG comes from the coding sequence ATGCAAAGCCGCCGCCTCGGAAAAAGTGCCATCCATGTGTCCGACATCTGCATGGGGACGATGACCTTCGGCAGCCAGACCGACGAAGCCGAAGCGTTTCGCGTCCTCGACCGCTGTTTCGACGCCGGGATCAACTTCTACGACACTGCCGAGGGCTATCCGGTACCGCCCGACACCAAATGGGTCGGCCGCACCGAGGAGATCGTCGGCCGCTGGATGAAGACCAAGCCGCGCGACGCGATCATCATGGCAACCAAGGTTTCGGGGCCGAGCCACGTCTGGTTCAAGTCGCCGTGCCGCGGCGGGATGACCGCGCTCGACCGCAAGAATATCATGCAGGCGATCGACGACAGCCTGACCCGCCTCCAGACCGACTATGTCGACCTGTACCAGACGCACTGGCCCGACCATGATGCGCCCTATGACGAGATGATGGATGCGCTCGACGAACTCGTTCGCGTCGGCAAGGTCCGCATCCTCGGCTGCTCGAACGAGACGAGCTGGGGGCTGATGAAATCGCTGTCGGCGTCGGAAAAGCTAGGCGTCGCGCGCTATCACACGATCCAGAATAATTTCAGCCTCAACAACCGCCGTTTCGAGGACGAACTGGCGCAGGTTTGCCGGCAGGAGGGTGTCAGCCTGATCCCCTATTCGCCGCTCGCGGGCGGGGTGCTGTCGGGCAAATATCAGGGCGGCGCGACACCCGAAGGCGCCCGTTTTTCCCGCTATCTAAAGATGGAAGGCCGGCAGGCCGCGATGGGCCGGCGGTTCGTCAACGAACGGAGCCTCGCCGCGACCGAACGCTACCTCAAGATCGCCGCCGACGCCGGGCTGCACCCGGTCACGATGGCGACGGCCTGGTCGAAACAGCACGACTTCGTCGCTTCGACGATCGTCGGGGTCAGCGCCGACGATCAGGTCCAGCCGATCCTCGATGCGATGGAACTGGTGCTCGACGACGAGGTGATGAAGGCGCTGCACAAGGTCAGCCGGGATATCCTTTACCCGATGGGTTGA
- a CDS encoding DUF411 domain-containing protein has translation MTSVRRAFYALAAFSAIIGTAHAANPTMFRDAGCGCCLKWLEQVQASFGKKAVVINSQDMAAVKDKQGVPQALRSCHTVLVGGYVIEGHVPAKEIARLLREKPKGVKGLAVGGMPMGSPGMEHGDHREAYKVMTFGPAGQRVYASYAASGGAHAH, from the coding sequence ATGACCTCTGTCCGCCGCGCGTTTTACGCCCTCGCCGCATTCTCCGCCATCATCGGCACCGCGCACGCCGCCAATCCGACGATGTTCCGCGACGCCGGCTGCGGTTGCTGCCTGAAATGGCTGGAACAGGTGCAGGCGTCGTTCGGCAAGAAGGCGGTGGTCATCAATTCGCAGGACATGGCCGCGGTGAAGGACAAGCAGGGCGTGCCGCAGGCGCTGCGCAGTTGCCACACGGTGCTCGTCGGCGGCTATGTCATCGAGGGCCATGTTCCCGCGAAGGAAATCGCCCGCCTGCTCCGTGAGAAGCCGAAGGGCGTCAAGGGCCTTGCGGTCGGCGGCATGCCGATGGGATCGCCCGGCATGGAGCATGGCGACCACCGCGAGGCCTATAAGGTGATGACCTTTGGCCCCGCCGGCCAGCGCGTCTATGCGAGCTATGCCGCAAGCGGTGGCGCCCACGCGCACTGA
- a CDS encoding dienelactone hydrolase family protein has product MCTEATEADLDRAGMPVARRSFTALAGAGALATMLPVQAMAGKPVKGRDVTITTDDGTADAYFVAPAEGKHPGVLVWPDIRGLRPAFRQMADRLAAEGYAVLTVNPFYRWQKSPVVDATNDFNVPEVREKLFGYLKQLTRAPVEVDAKAHLAFLDAQPEVDTKRRIGTTGYCMGGAMTIYTAALSPNRVGAAASFHGGGVATDKPDSPHLLIGDTNAGYLFAIADNDDKETPNEKVLLKEVLAQSPHWHEVEVYEGAMHGWCPPDGRAYNEAAAEKAWGRMLELFKAELKPA; this is encoded by the coding sequence ATGTGTACCGAAGCTACCGAAGCCGATCTCGATCGCGCCGGAATGCCCGTCGCGCGGCGCAGTTTTACCGCGCTCGCCGGGGCCGGCGCACTGGCGACGATGCTCCCCGTGCAGGCGATGGCGGGCAAGCCGGTGAAGGGTCGCGACGTCACCATCACGACCGATGATGGTACCGCCGACGCCTATTTCGTCGCGCCGGCCGAGGGCAAGCATCCCGGCGTGCTGGTGTGGCCCGATATCCGGGGTTTACGTCCGGCCTTCCGCCAGATGGCCGACCGCCTTGCCGCAGAGGGCTATGCGGTGTTGACCGTCAATCCCTTCTACCGTTGGCAGAAGTCGCCCGTCGTCGACGCGACGAACGATTTCAACGTGCCCGAAGTACGCGAGAAACTCTTCGGTTATCTGAAACAGCTCACGCGGGCACCGGTGGAGGTCGATGCGAAGGCGCATCTCGCGTTCCTCGATGCGCAGCCCGAGGTCGATACGAAGCGCCGGATCGGTACCACCGGCTATTGCATGGGCGGCGCGATGACGATCTATACCGCCGCATTGAGCCCGAACCGCGTCGGCGCGGCGGCGAGCTTTCACGGCGGCGGCGTCGCGACCGACAAGCCCGACAGTCCGCACCTGCTGATCGGCGATACCAACGCGGGCTATCTGTTCGCCATCGCCGACAATGACGACAAGGAAACGCCGAACGAGAAGGTCTTGCTGAAGGAAGTGCTCGCTCAGTCGCCGCACTGGCACGAGGTCGAGGTCTACGAAGGCGCGATGCACGGCTGGTGCCCGCCCGACGGCCGCGCCTATAACGAAGCCGCGGCCGAAAAGGCGTGGGGCCGGATGCTCGAGCTGTTCAAGGCCGAGTTAAAGCCTGCCTAG
- a CDS encoding IS3-like element ISSpma1 family transposase (programmed frameshift) — translation MPSKKHKPEEIIGKLREVEIVLAQGASTAEACRRIAVSEQTYYRWRKEYGGLKTDQARRMKDLEKENQRLRRAISDLTLDKLILQEAAPGKLLSPARRRRCIDQVRRDLPVRVSERRICRVLGQHRSTQRKMPRGADDEQALTEDIIALAKQYGRYGYRRVTALLCHAGWTVNHKRVERIWRREGLKVPQRQPKRGRLWLNDGSCIRLRPEYPGHVWAYDFVEGRTHDGRKFRILTIIDEASRECLALIVARQLKHEDVLAALADLFISRGPPAHIRSDNGSEFIATAVQKWLGQIGVKTLYIAPGSPWENGYNESFNGSLRDELLNGEIFYSLAEARVLIEAWRRHYNTVRPHSSLGYRPPAPETATPPYPASGSASLHLRPDMAAMSLMH, via the exons ATGCCGAGCAAGAAGCACAAGCCGGAAGAGATCATCGGCAAGCTGCGTGAAGTTGAGATTGTGCTGGCGCAGGGAGCGAGCACGGCTGAAGCCTGTCGCCGGATCGCGGTCAGCGAGCAGACCTATTATCGGTGGCGCAAGGAGTATGGCGGCCTGAAGACCGACCAGGCGCGGCGGATGAAGGATCTGGAGAAGGAGAACCAGCGGCTGCGCCGGGCGATCTCGGACCTGACCTTGGACAAGCTGATCTTGCAGGAGGCTGCAC CGGGGAAACTTCTGAGCCCCGCGCGGCGGCGGCGCTGCATCGATCAGGTACGACGGGATCTGCCAGTCCGGGTATCCGAGCGACGGATATGCCGGGTGCTGGGTCAGCATCGATCGACGCAGCGCAAGATGCCGCGCGGGGCGGATGACGAACAGGCACTGACCGAGGACATCATTGCATTGGCGAAGCAATATGGTCGTTACGGCTACCGCCGGGTCACGGCGTTGCTGTGCCATGCGGGATGGACGGTGAACCATAAACGTGTCGAGCGGATATGGCGGCGTGAAGGACTGAAAGTCCCGCAGCGCCAGCCAAAGCGCGGGCGTCTATGGCTCAATGACGGATCGTGCATCCGGCTACGCCCCGAATATCCGGGGCATGTCTGGGCCTACGATTTCGTCGAGGGGCGGACGCATGACGGTCGCAAGTTCCGCATCCTCACGATCATCGACGAGGCCAGCAGGGAATGCCTGGCGCTCATCGTTGCACGGCAACTCAAGCATGAGGATGTTCTGGCGGCCCTGGCCGACCTGTTCATCTCGCGTGGGCCGCCAGCGCATATACGATCCGATAATGGTAGCGAGTTTATCGCGACCGCCGTCCAGAAATGGCTGGGGCAGATCGGCGTAAAGACCCTCTATATCGCGCCGGGATCACCATGGGAAAATGGCTATAACGAAAGCTTCAACGGGTCGCTTCGCGACGAACTGCTCAATGGCGAGATCTTCTACAGCCTCGCCGAGGCCAGGGTGCTGATCGAGGCATGGCGGCGGCATTACAACACCGTCCGCCCGCATAGCAGCTTGGGCTACCGGCCACCGGCACCGGAAACGGCGACACCGCCATATCCGGCCTCCGGTTCCGCTTCGCTCCACCTCCGTCCGGATATGGCGGCGATGAGCTTAATGCACTAA
- a CDS encoding HAD family hydrolase, producing MSPAGIIFDFDGVIADSEVRANLSLSESLTAAGMPTTYDECLRDYYGHNWQETQRRIEARFGRALPADFRETHRTRARARFMEGFDAVPGAPAFLDTLGELPRAIASSSRAEYIGWALGLFGLGHHFGGHVYSADGWDRGKPFPDIYLAAARGLGVDPATCLAIEDSPTGAMAAIAAGMTVVGFCGAGHIVDRAAHGEMLRGVGVHHVAHSFDEIALTAAISR from the coding sequence GTGTCTCCCGCCGGCATCATCTTTGACTTCGACGGCGTCATCGCCGACAGCGAAGTGCGCGCGAACCTGTCGCTGTCCGAAAGCCTGACCGCGGCGGGCATGCCGACGACCTACGACGAATGCCTGCGCGACTATTACGGGCATAATTGGCAGGAGACGCAGCGGCGGATCGAGGCGCGTTTCGGGCGCGCGCTGCCCGCCGATTTTCGCGAGACCCACCGGACCCGCGCGCGGGCGCGTTTCATGGAGGGGTTCGACGCAGTGCCCGGGGCGCCGGCCTTTCTCGATACGCTGGGGGAGCTGCCGCGCGCGATCGCCTCGTCGAGCCGCGCCGAATATATCGGCTGGGCGCTCGGCCTGTTCGGGCTCGGGCATCATTTCGGCGGGCATGTGTACAGCGCCGACGGCTGGGATCGCGGCAAACCCTTTCCCGATATCTATCTCGCCGCCGCCAGAGGGCTCGGCGTCGATCCCGCGACCTGCCTGGCGATCGAGGATTCGCCGACCGGGGCCATGGCCGCGATTGCGGCGGGGATGACCGTCGTCGGCTTTTGCGGCGCGGGCCATATCGTCGACCGTGCGGCGCATGGCGAAATGCTGCGCGGGGTCGGGGTGCATCATGTGGCGCACAGCTTCGACGAGATCGCACTGACGGCTGCGATATCGCGCTGA
- the glmS gene encoding glutamine--fructose-6-phosphate transaminase (isomerizing) yields MCGIIGIIGTTQVADRLVDGLKRMEYRGYDSAGVCTVEGGELVRRRAEGKLANLVKELAGNPAPGLVGIAHTRWATHGAPTTNNAHPHATGEVALVHNGIIENFKPLREALTARGRTFESETDTEVVAHLVSEEIEAGKSPEDAVKAVLPQLRGAFALAIAFRSHPDMLIGARLGSPLVVGYGDGETYLGSDALALAPLTQKIAYLEEGDWVVITRDGARIFDENNNPVEREITTSGVSAATIEKGNYRHFMQKEIFEQPTVVAQTLSSYIRPLEQTVALPQMDFDLSKIDRITIVACGTSFYAGMVAKYWFETFARVPVDIDVASEFRYRDPVLQPGGLALFISQSGETADTLAALRHCKANGQTIAVVVNVPTSSMAREADLLLPTHAGPEIGVASTKAFTCQLAVLAALAAHLALKKGKLSADDEHEIVRHLIEAPAALNAALQHDEDIAAMAHLVAPARDVLYLGRGPDYPLALEGALKLKEISYIHAEGYASGEMKHGPIALIDEAVPVIVLAPSGPLFEKTVSNMQEVRARGGKVVLISDAEGLAEAGEGCMATIEMPKVHPLIAPLVYAVPVQLLAYHVAVAKGTDVDQPRNLAKSVTVE; encoded by the coding sequence ATGTGCGGAATTATCGGAATCATCGGCACAACCCAAGTGGCGGACCGTCTGGTCGACGGGCTGAAGCGCATGGAATATCGCGGCTATGACTCGGCGGGCGTCTGCACGGTCGAGGGCGGCGAGCTCGTCCGCCGCCGCGCCGAGGGGAAGCTCGCCAATCTCGTCAAGGAACTTGCGGGCAATCCCGCACCGGGGCTCGTCGGCATCGCACACACCCGCTGGGCGACCCACGGCGCGCCGACCACGAACAACGCCCACCCGCATGCAACGGGCGAAGTTGCGCTGGTCCACAACGGGATCATCGAGAATTTCAAGCCGCTCCGCGAGGCGCTGACCGCGCGCGGACGCACCTTTGAAAGCGAGACCGACACTGAAGTCGTCGCGCATCTCGTCTCGGAAGAGATTGAGGCCGGCAAGTCGCCGGAGGATGCGGTGAAGGCCGTCCTGCCGCAGCTTCGCGGCGCTTTCGCGCTCGCCATCGCGTTCCGCAGCCATCCCGACATGCTGATCGGCGCCCGCCTCGGCTCGCCGCTCGTCGTCGGCTATGGCGACGGCGAAACCTATCTCGGCTCCGACGCGCTCGCGCTCGCGCCGCTGACCCAGAAGATCGCCTATCTCGAGGAAGGCGACTGGGTCGTCATCACCCGCGACGGCGCGCGCATTTTCGACGAGAACAACAATCCGGTCGAGCGCGAGATCACGACCAGCGGCGTCAGCGCCGCGACGATCGAGAAGGGCAATTACCGCCACTTCATGCAAAAGGAGATTTTCGAGCAGCCGACCGTGGTCGCGCAGACGCTCTCCTCCTACATCCGCCCGCTCGAACAGACCGTCGCGCTGCCGCAGATGGATTTCGACCTCTCGAAGATCGACCGCATCACCATCGTTGCCTGCGGCACCAGCTTCTACGCCGGGATGGTCGCCAAATATTGGTTCGAGACCTTCGCGCGCGTCCCCGTCGACATCGATGTCGCGTCGGAGTTCCGCTATCGCGACCCGGTGCTCCAGCCCGGCGGCCTCGCGCTCTTCATCTCGCAGTCGGGCGAGACCGCCGACACGCTCGCGGCGCTCCGCCACTGCAAGGCGAACGGCCAGACGATCGCGGTCGTCGTCAACGTGCCGACGAGCAGCATGGCGCGCGAAGCCGACCTGCTGCTGCCGACCCACGCCGGCCCCGAAATCGGCGTCGCCTCGACCAAGGCCTTCACCTGCCAGCTCGCCGTGCTCGCCGCGCTCGCCGCGCACCTCGCGCTCAAGAAGGGCAAGCTTAGCGCCGACGATGAGCATGAGATCGTCCGGCACCTGATCGAGGCGCCTGCCGCGCTCAACGCCGCGCTCCAGCACGACGAGGATATCGCGGCGATGGCGCATCTCGTCGCCCCGGCGCGCGATGTGCTCTACCTCGGCCGCGGCCCCGACTATCCGCTTGCGCTCGAAGGCGCGCTGAAGCTCAAGGAAATCAGCTACATCCACGCCGAAGGCTACGCCTCGGGCGAAATGAAGCACGGCCCGATCGCGCTGATCGACGAAGCGGTGCCGGTCATCGTCCTCGCCCCCTCGGGCCCGCTGTTCGAAAAGACCGTCAGCAACATGCAGGAAGTCCGCGCCCGCGGAGGCAAGGTCGTGCTGATCAGCGACGCCGAAGGCCTCGCCGAAGCCGGTGAAGGCTGCATGGCGACGATCGAAATGCCCAAAGTCCACCCGCTGATCGCGCCGCTGGTCTACGCGGTGCCGGTGCAGTTGCTGGCCTATCATGTCGCCGTGGCGAAGGGGACCGACGTCGACCAGCCGCGGAACTTGGCGAAAAGCGTTACGGTGGAGTGA
- a CDS encoding PIN domain-containing protein, which translates to MIEAQFDSDILIDALNGVEAARSEIRRAGRKSVSRISWTEVMSAADPASVKAVEAFLGCFAIEEVGDAVARRAAALRAERKGLTMADAFVLATAQISGRILVTRNIKVFPASMPGIRVPYTL; encoded by the coding sequence ATGATCGAGGCGCAGTTCGACAGCGATATCCTCATCGACGCGCTGAACGGCGTCGAGGCGGCGCGCAGCGAGATTCGCCGCGCCGGACGCAAGAGCGTCAGCCGGATCAGCTGGACCGAGGTGATGTCGGCCGCCGACCCCGCGTCGGTGAAGGCGGTCGAGGCCTTTCTCGGCTGTTTCGCGATCGAGGAGGTCGGCGATGCGGTGGCCCGACGCGCCGCTGCGTTGAGGGCCGAACGCAAGGGCTTGACGATGGCCGACGCCTTCGTCTTAGCAACCGCGCAAATATCGGGCCGCATCCTCGTTACGCGCAATATCAAGGTGTTTCCGGCATCGATGCCGGGTATCCGCGTTCCCTACACGCTCTAG
- a CDS encoding ribbon-helix-helix domain-containing protein: MRFLADIPDDDVQWLDALAASQGVSRAELMRRAVSAYRADISGDAIDNGFGIWRSRDDIGDGLKYQRRLRGKRE; this comes from the coding sequence ATGCGTTTCCTTGCCGATATTCCCGATGACGATGTCCAGTGGCTAGATGCGCTCGCGGCGTCGCAGGGCGTGTCGCGCGCCGAGCTGATGCGCCGCGCGGTGAGCGCGTACCGCGCCGACATATCGGGCGACGCGATCGACAATGGGTTCGGCATATGGCGGTCGCGTGACGATATCGGCGACGGCCTGAAATATCAGCGCCGCCTCAGGGGCAAGCGCGAATGA
- a CDS encoding GNAT family N-acetyltransferase, with amino-acid sequence MASPPIVRPAVPADCDRWLPLWDGYNEFYGRSGDTALAPEITAATWSRFFDPYEPMFALVAEQDGALLGFTHYLLHRSTTALQPSIYLQDLFTVAEARGTGVGRALIEAVYDAARRQAIPRVYWQTHETNSTAMQLYDRIAEKSGFLVYRKLID; translated from the coding sequence ATGGCCAGCCCGCCGATCGTCCGCCCCGCCGTTCCCGCCGATTGCGACCGGTGGCTGCCGCTGTGGGACGGCTATAACGAATTTTACGGCCGCAGCGGCGACACGGCGCTGGCGCCCGAGATCACCGCGGCGACGTGGTCGCGCTTCTTCGATCCCTATGAGCCGATGTTCGCGCTCGTCGCCGAACAGGACGGCGCGCTGCTGGGGTTTACCCACTATCTGCTCCATCGCAGCACCACCGCGTTGCAGCCTTCGATCTATTTGCAGGACCTGTTCACGGTCGCGGAGGCGCGCGGCACGGGTGTCGGGCGGGCGCTGATCGAGGCGGTCTATGACGCGGCGCGGCGGCAGGCGATCCCGCGCGTCTATTGGCAAACGCACGAAACCAACAGCACGGCGATGCAGCTATACGACCGGATTGCGGAAAAATCGGGCTTCCTCGTGTACCGGAAGCTCATCGATTGA
- a CDS encoding GNAT family N-acetyltransferase produces MAAPTLTTARLVLRQLRADDAAALFAVLSDAELMTWWSSGPHQSLAETEAYVTRNAEEGQGWLCWAITAAGDDSALGWVILMDGKPGVGEVGYILRRDRWGGGLAREAVACVIAHGFTEGRLRRIFADTDPDNAGSIALLEKLGFRREGHLRGEWETHIGVRDSLIFGLLKDEWQKVETQFK; encoded by the coding sequence ATGGCCGCCCCGACGCTGACCACCGCGCGGCTGGTGCTGCGCCAGCTCCGCGCCGACGATGCCGCGGCGCTGTTCGCGGTGCTGTCCGATGCCGAACTGATGACCTGGTGGTCGAGCGGTCCGCATCAGTCGCTCGCCGAGACCGAGGCCTATGTCACGCGCAATGCCGAAGAAGGGCAGGGCTGGCTGTGCTGGGCGATCACCGCGGCCGGCGATGACAGTGCGCTCGGCTGGGTGATCCTGATGGACGGCAAGCCCGGGGTGGGCGAGGTCGGTTATATCCTCCGCCGCGACCGCTGGGGCGGCGGGCTGGCGCGCGAGGCGGTCGCCTGCGTTATCGCGCATGGCTTTACCGAAGGCCGGCTGCGCCGTATCTTCGCCGATACCGACCCCGACAACGCCGGGTCGATCGCGCTGCTCGAAAAGCTGGGATTCCGGCGTGAGGGGCATCTGCGGGGCGAATGGGAGACGCATATCGGCGTCCGCGATTCATTGATTTTCGGCCTGCTCAAGGACGAGTGGCAAAAAGTGGAGACCCAGTTCAAGTGA
- the glmU gene encoding bifunctional UDP-N-acetylglucosamine diphosphorylase/glucosamine-1-phosphate N-acetyltransferase GlmU — MSNRPIAAIVLAAGKGTRMKSDLHKVLHPIAGRPMLLHLMASVDALSPAKKVVIVGDKADQLEAALGGSAELAVQDPQLGTGHAVQQGEGALAGFDGDVLILYGDVPFVPTATMQSMIDRLNAADTPAVVVLAFEPDDPLQYGRVITDGDRVTKMVEHKDATEVERAVRLCNSGLMAAKARDLFALLARVTDDNAAKEFYLVDIVNIANADGRSCAVVTTDPNDVAGINSRAELAQAEAQWQAFKRDEAMAGGASLRAPDTVWFSWDTELGRDVTIEPNVFFGPGVTVGDHVTIRANSHIEGANIGAGCEIGPFARLRPGTVLEEKAKIGNFVETKKAHLGKGAKANHLTYLGDATVGAGANIGAGTITCNYDGYFKYQTVIGENAFIGSNSALIAPVTIGRDAIVAAGSAVSRDVGDGDLRMVRAEQLVKPGWADRFHDTMRKKKAAEKK; from the coding sequence ATGAGCAACCGACCGATCGCCGCTATCGTCCTCGCCGCCGGCAAGGGGACCCGCATGAAATCCGACCTGCACAAGGTGCTGCACCCGATCGCGGGGCGGCCGATGCTGCTGCATTTGATGGCGAGCGTCGATGCGCTGAGCCCTGCGAAGAAGGTGGTGATCGTCGGCGACAAGGCTGACCAGCTCGAAGCCGCGCTCGGCGGTTCGGCCGAACTGGCGGTGCAGGACCCGCAGCTCGGCACCGGCCACGCGGTGCAGCAGGGCGAGGGCGCGCTGGCCGGTTTCGACGGCGATGTGCTGATCCTCTATGGCGACGTGCCTTTCGTCCCGACCGCGACGATGCAGTCGATGATCGACCGGCTGAACGCTGCGGACACTCCCGCGGTCGTCGTCCTCGCGTTCGAACCCGACGACCCGCTGCAATATGGCCGCGTCATTACCGATGGCGACCGGGTGACCAAGATGGTCGAGCACAAGGACGCGACCGAAGTCGAACGCGCGGTCCGGCTCTGCAACTCGGGGCTGATGGCGGCAAAGGCACGCGATCTGTTCGCGCTGCTCGCACGCGTCACCGACGACAATGCGGCGAAGGAATTCTACCTTGTCGACATCGTCAACATCGCGAACGCCGACGGGCGGTCGTGCGCAGTCGTGACGACCGATCCGAACGATGTCGCCGGGATCAACAGCCGCGCTGAACTGGCGCAGGCCGAGGCGCAATGGCAGGCGTTCAAGCGCGACGAGGCGATGGCGGGTGGGGCGTCGCTGCGTGCGCCCGATACCGTCTGGTTCTCCTGGGATACCGAGCTGGGCCGCGACGTGACGATCGAACCCAATGTCTTTTTCGGCCCCGGCGTGACGGTCGGCGACCATGTGACGATCCGCGCCAACAGCCATATCGAAGGCGCGAACATCGGCGCGGGCTGCGAGATCGGCCCCTTCGCACGCCTCCGCCCCGGCACGGTGCTCGAGGAAAAGGCGAAGATCGGCAATTTCGTCGAGACCAAGAAGGCGCATCTGGGCAAGGGCGCCAAGGCGAACCACCTCACCTATCTGGGCGACGCCACCGTCGGTGCGGGCGCGAATATCGGCGCGGGCACGATCACCTGCAATTATGACGGCTATTTCAAATATCAGACGGTGATCGGCGAGAATGCCTTCATCGGATCGAACAGCGCACTGATCGCGCCGGTGACGATCGGCCGCGACGCCATCGTCGCCGCGGGCAGCGCGGTGTCGCGCGATGTCGGCGACGGCGACCTCCGCATGGTGCGCGCCGAACAGCTCGTCAAACCGGGCTGGGCCGACCGCTTCCACGACACGATGCGCAAGAAAAAGGCGGCGGAGAAGAAATAG
- a CDS encoding HAD-IA family hydrolase, producing MNDFPFRIVGFDLDGTLVDTAGDLTAAVNHALSLVGRAPLPEAAVRPMIGLGAKHMLEQGLAATGGVPDGDVERLYPELLRYYEDHIAVHSRPFPGLIEALDRLDALGVRTAVVTNKMERLARILLGELGLADRMATIIGGDTLGVRKPAAEPILAMIERCGGGRTAFVGDSIYDVMAATNAGVPSIAVSFGFLDRPAADLGADHVIDDYGELIPLLETL from the coding sequence ATGAATGACTTCCCTTTCCGGATCGTCGGATTCGACCTCGACGGCACGTTGGTCGATACGGCGGGCGACCTGACCGCCGCGGTCAACCACGCGCTGTCGCTCGTCGGGCGGGCGCCGCTACCCGAAGCGGCGGTGCGGCCGATGATCGGGCTGGGCGCGAAGCATATGCTCGAACAGGGGCTGGCGGCGACCGGCGGCGTCCCGGACGGCGATGTCGAGCGGCTCTATCCCGAACTGCTGCGCTATTACGAAGACCATATCGCGGTGCACAGCCGCCCCTTCCCCGGCCTGATCGAAGCGCTCGACCGCCTCGACGCGCTCGGCGTGCGTACCGCGGTGGTTACCAACAAGATGGAGCGGCTGGCGCGGATATTGCTCGGCGAACTCGGGCTGGCCGACCGGATGGCGACGATCATCGGCGGCGACACGCTGGGCGTCCGCAAACCCGCGGCCGAGCCGATCCTCGCGATGATCGAACGCTGCGGCGGCGGCCGTACGGCGTTCGTCGGCGACAGCATCTATGACGTGATGGCGGCGACGAACGCCGGAGTGCCCAGCATCGCGGTCAGCTTCGGCTTCCTCGACCGGCCGGCGGCAGACCTCGGCGCCGATCATGTCATCGACGATTATGGTGAGCTGATCCCGCTGCTCGAAACGCTTTAG